From the genome of Candidatus Krumholzibacteriota bacterium, one region includes:
- a CDS encoding SPOR domain-containing protein — translation MKTTTWHRRVAAAAAILAFLAAMDADASVRRIRQLVAGKRYEQARMELLDEIGGLGGNSRSEGLLLLADLETDPARTIALYERVIEEGRPREALRARVAIGKIRYASGEYREAARILSELPAGGNGGDRLEGVYFRALCWKRLGDLSRARRDLETIDRGPFLYWSYLTRAEIDMLEGRIADAVERYETVASSRSYPFAGFRLGECYEILGEREKALDVYNTILTQFPRSLEAPKAREKIQMIGYAGSGGERAGRREKTTTNAFSDGSEDLPGVGFTIQLGAFSEQENAERFAAELRDLIDGLRIERIERGGRTWHRIRVGRYGTREEAEAAAARIKNETGYSSKILPLG, via the coding sequence ATGAAGACGACGACATGGCATAGACGGGTCGCGGCGGCGGCGGCGATTCTCGCGTTCCTGGCCGCGATGGACGCCGATGCGAGCGTCAGGCGCATCAGGCAACTCGTCGCCGGGAAGCGATACGAGCAGGCACGCATGGAGCTCCTCGACGAGATCGGCGGGCTCGGCGGAAACTCGCGCTCCGAGGGATTGCTGCTTCTCGCCGATCTCGAGACCGATCCGGCCCGGACGATCGCGCTCTACGAGCGTGTCATCGAGGAGGGACGCCCTCGCGAGGCGCTCCGGGCTCGAGTCGCGATCGGCAAGATCAGGTACGCGTCGGGAGAATACCGCGAGGCGGCGAGGATCCTCTCGGAGCTTCCGGCGGGCGGAAACGGCGGCGACAGACTCGAAGGCGTCTATTTCCGCGCGCTCTGCTGGAAACGTCTCGGCGATCTCTCGCGTGCTCGGAGGGATCTCGAAACGATCGACCGGGGCCCGTTTCTCTACTGGAGCTATCTCACCCGCGCCGAGATCGACATGCTGGAAGGCCGTATCGCCGATGCCGTCGAACGGTACGAGACGGTTGCGAGCAGCAGATCCTACCCCTTCGCGGGCTTCCGTCTCGGGGAGTGCTACGAGATACTCGGCGAACGCGAGAAGGCGCTCGACGTGTACAACACGATACTGACGCAGTTCCCCAGGTCGCTCGAGGCCCCGAAGGCGAGGGAGAAGATACAGATGATCGGTTACGCCGGATCCGGGGGCGAACGGGCCGGCCGGCGTGAAAAGACGACCACCAACGCGTTTTCCGACGGTTCAGAGGATCTCCCGGGCGTCGGATTCACCATACAGCTCGGGGCGTTCTCCGAGCAGGAGAACGCGGAACGGTTCGCCGCCGAACTCCGCGATCTCATCGACGGGTTGCGCATCGAACGGATCGAGCGCGGCGGAAGGACCTGGCACCGGATCCGTGTCGGCCGATACGGGACGCGGGAAGAGGCCGAGGCCGCCGCAGCGCGCATAAAGAACGAGACCGGTTACTCGAGCAAGATTCTACCGCTGGGATAG